One window from the genome of Acidimicrobiales bacterium encodes:
- a CDS encoding GtrA family protein, whose translation MSLAPGDVKAWASTPNGKKAVRYTLVSVISVAVSQAVLFLTFGVMQVGSAVTCNIIATAVATVPSYYLNRRWAWGKRGPSHLWKEIVPFWALAFAGLALSILAVDIAESKAHLVTSSHLGTAVIVNASALAAWGVIWVGKFAIFNRLLFIDHGHQRPARLEAVILDRPGTPDD comes from the coding sequence GTGAGCCTCGCTCCCGGCGACGTGAAGGCGTGGGCGTCGACGCCGAACGGCAAGAAGGCCGTCCGCTACACCTTGGTGTCGGTGATCTCGGTGGCGGTCAGCCAGGCCGTGCTCTTCCTGACCTTCGGCGTGATGCAGGTTGGCTCCGCTGTCACCTGCAACATCATCGCCACGGCCGTTGCCACCGTGCCTTCCTACTACCTCAACCGGCGGTGGGCGTGGGGCAAGAGAGGTCCGTCGCACCTGTGGAAGGAGATCGTGCCCTTCTGGGCCCTGGCCTTCGCCGGGTTGGCCTTGTCGATCCTCGCCGTGGACATCGCCGAGAGCAAGGCGCACCTCGTCACCTCCTCCCACCTGGGCACGGCTGTGATCGTCAACGCCTCGGCCCTGGCGGCGTGGGGCGTGATCTGGGTCGGCAAGTTCGCGATCTTCAACCGCCTGCTGTTCATCGACCACGGTCACCAGCGCCCGGCGCGCCTCGAGGCGGTCATCCTCGACCGTCCCGGCACGCCTGACGACTGA
- the cobT gene encoding nicotinate-nucleotide--dimethylbenzimidazole phosphoribosyltransferase, with translation MLDFADARARLGRPDQAAARSTAAHLDRLTKPRGSLGRLEALAVQLAGIAAESPPPVPEPGVVAVFAGDHGVLAEGVSPWPAEVTAQMIANFCAGGAAINVLARHAGAGVVVIDVGVAADLAPADGLVSAKVRPGTANLAEEPAMTAEETTAALDVGAAVADDLVTKGARCLVTGDMGIGNTTPSAALIAAFTGRPAAEVTGRGTGIGDDEWDRKVHVVERGLARTAAEANIEPQAVLASLGGLEIAALAGFIVAGSAARVPVLVDGVIAVAAGVVAEALAPGCAAFCVAGHRSSEPGASVGLEHLGLSPLLDLDLRLGEGTGACVALPVLQGAARIVREMATFDSAGVSEKQ, from the coding sequence GTGCTCGACTTCGCGGACGCCCGGGCCCGCCTGGGTCGCCCCGACCAGGCGGCGGCGCGCTCGACCGCCGCCCATCTCGACCGGCTCACCAAGCCGCGAGGATCCCTCGGCCGCCTCGAAGCCCTCGCCGTCCAGCTCGCCGGCATCGCCGCGGAGTCCCCTCCACCGGTCCCCGAGCCTGGTGTGGTCGCCGTCTTCGCTGGTGACCACGGTGTGTTGGCCGAGGGCGTGTCGCCGTGGCCGGCCGAGGTCACCGCCCAGATGATCGCCAACTTCTGCGCCGGCGGCGCAGCCATCAACGTCCTCGCCCGTCACGCTGGGGCGGGCGTGGTGGTGATCGACGTCGGGGTCGCCGCCGATCTGGCCCCCGCCGACGGGCTGGTGTCGGCGAAGGTGCGGCCCGGGACGGCGAACCTGGCCGAAGAGCCGGCCATGACGGCGGAGGAGACGACCGCCGCCCTCGACGTGGGGGCGGCCGTGGCCGACGACCTGGTGACGAAGGGGGCCCGATGCCTGGTCACCGGTGACATGGGCATCGGCAACACGACCCCGTCGGCCGCCTTGATCGCCGCCTTCACGGGTCGGCCGGCGGCGGAGGTGACTGGCAGGGGCACCGGCATCGGCGACGACGAGTGGGACCGCAAGGTCCACGTCGTCGAGCGGGGCCTGGCCCGGACCGCGGCGGAGGCGAACATCGAGCCCCAGGCCGTGCTGGCGTCACTGGGCGGCCTGGAGATCGCCGCCCTCGCCGGGTTCATCGTGGCCGGTTCGGCCGCTCGGGTTCCGGTCCTCGTCGATGGTGTGATCGCCGTGGCTGCGGGCGTCGTCGCCGAGGCGCTGGCGCCGGGGTGCGCCGCCTTCTGTGTCGCCGGGCACCGCTCCAGCGAGCCCGGAGCGTCGGTCGGCCTCGAGCACCTCGGCCTGTCGCCTCTGCTCGACCTGGACCTGCGCCTGGGAGAGGGGACCGGCGCCTGTGTGGCGCTTCCGGTGCTCCAGGGAGCGGCTCGGATCGTGCGGGAGATGGCCACCTTCGACTCCGCCGGGGTCAGCGAGAAGCAGTAG
- a CDS encoding glycoside hydrolase family 1 protein, protein MAARFPDGFLWGTATAAHQVEGGNWNNDWWAWEHQPGSGCVEPSGDACDQFHRYPDDIALLARLGFDTYRFSLEWSRIEPERGEWSLAALDHYRRVCACCHEHGLVPVVTFHHFTTPRWMAEAGGWADHGAADLFARYCEHAAAHLGDLIGWACTINEPNIVALMGFMAGVFPPGSRDPALRRIVNEVLIDAHGKATAAIRSGPGTAPIGLTLAMSDYQAVDGGQPTVERIRRSMEDVFLQAARGDDFLGVQCYSRTRVGPAGALGPEPGVETTQMGYEFWPEVLEAALRRAWDVTEGVPLLVTESGIATEDDDRRIAYVRRALAGVHHCLDDGIDVRGYTYWSALDNFEWALGYRPTFGLVAVDRKTFERQPKPSAAWLGSVARANALGPP, encoded by the coding sequence ATGGCGGCGCGTTTCCCCGACGGCTTCCTGTGGGGTACAGCCACCGCCGCCCACCAGGTCGAGGGCGGGAACTGGAACAACGACTGGTGGGCCTGGGAGCATCAGCCGGGCTCGGGCTGCGTCGAGCCGAGCGGCGACGCCTGCGACCAGTTCCACCGCTATCCCGACGACATCGCCCTGCTGGCCCGCCTCGGCTTCGACACCTACCGCTTCTCGTTGGAGTGGAGCCGAATCGAGCCCGAGCGGGGGGAGTGGTCGCTCGCCGCGCTCGACCACTACCGGCGCGTCTGTGCCTGCTGCCACGAGCACGGCCTCGTACCGGTGGTCACCTTCCACCACTTCACCACCCCGAGGTGGATGGCGGAGGCCGGCGGTTGGGCCGACCATGGCGCTGCGGACCTCTTCGCCCGGTACTGCGAGCACGCCGCCGCCCACCTGGGTGACCTCATCGGGTGGGCGTGCACGATCAACGAGCCCAACATCGTGGCCCTCATGGGGTTCATGGCGGGGGTCTTCCCCCCCGGGAGCCGCGATCCTGCACTGCGCCGGATCGTGAACGAGGTGCTGATCGACGCCCACGGCAAGGCGACCGCGGCGATCCGCTCGGGACCGGGGACGGCGCCGATCGGCCTCACCCTGGCGATGTCCGACTACCAGGCCGTCGACGGCGGCCAGCCGACGGTCGAACGCATCCGCCGTTCCATGGAGGACGTCTTTCTCCAGGCGGCGCGGGGCGATGACTTCCTCGGTGTGCAGTGCTACTCGCGCACGCGGGTTGGCCCCGCTGGGGCGCTCGGGCCGGAGCCGGGCGTGGAGACGACCCAGATGGGCTATGAGTTCTGGCCCGAGGTGCTGGAGGCGGCCCTCCGCCGGGCTTGGGACGTGACCGAAGGCGTACCGCTGCTGGTCACCGAGAGCGGCATCGCCACCGAGGACGACGATCGCCGGATCGCCTACGTCCGCCGCGCCCTGGCCGGGGTCCACCACTGCCTCGACGATGGCATCGACGTGCGCGGGTACACCTACTGGAGCGCGCTCGACAACTTCGAGTGGGCCCTCGGCTACCGCCCGACATTTGGGCTGGTAGCGGTTGACCGCAAGACCTTCGAGCGCCAGCCCAAACCCAGCGCCGCGTGGCTCGGCTCCGTGGCCAGGGCGAACGCTCTCGGTCCGCCGTGA